From the genome of Pogoniulus pusillus isolate bPogPus1 chromosome 12, bPogPus1.pri, whole genome shotgun sequence, one region includes:
- the KLHL15 gene encoding kelch-like protein 15 → MAGDVEGFSSSIHDTSVSAGFRALYEEGLLLDVTLVIEDHQFQAHKALLATQSDYFRIMFTADMRERDQDKIHLKGLTATGFSHVLQFMYYGTIELSMNTVHEILQAAMYVQLIEVVKFCCSFLLAKICLENCAEIMRLLDDFGVNIEGVREKLDSFLLENFVPLMSRPDFLSYLSFEKLMSYLDNDHLSRFPEIELYEAVQAWLRHDRRRWRHTDTIIQNIRFCLMTPSSVFEKVKTSEFYRYSRQLRHEVDQAMNYFHSVHQQPLMEMKSNKIRSAKPQTAVFRGMIGHSMVNSKILLLHKPRVWWELEGPQVPLRPDCLAIVNNFVFLLGGEELGPDGEFHASSKVFRYDPRQNTWLRMADMSVPRSEFAVGVIGRYVYAVAGRTRDETFYSTERYDITEDKWEFVDPYPVNKYGHEGTVLGNKLYITGGITSSSTSKQVCVFDPSKEGTVEQRTRRTQVVTNCWENKCKMNYARCFHKMISYNGKLYVFGGVCVILRASFESQGCPSTEVYDPDTDQWTILASMPIGRSGHGVAVLDKQIMVLGGLCYNGHYSDSILTFDPEENKWKEDEYPRMPCKLDGLQVCSLHFPEYVLEHVRRCS, encoded by the exons ATGGCAGGGGACGTGGAAGGGTTTAGCTCCTCCATCCATGACACTAGTGTCTCTGCCGGATTCAGAGCACTGTATGAGGAAGGATTGCTTCTTGATGTCACACTTGTCATTGAAGACCACCAATTTCAGGCTCATAAAGCACTGCTTGCCACCCAGAGTGATTACTTCAGGATTATGTTCACAGCTGATATGCGGGAACGAGATCAGGACAAAATCCATTTGAAAGGTCTGACAGCTACAGGCTTCAGTCATGTCCTCCAGTTCATGTACTATGGAACTATTGAGCTGAGTATGAACACTGTTCATGAAATACTTCAGGCTGCCATGTATGTCCAGCTTATAGAGGTGGTAAAGTTTTGCTGCTCTTTTCTCTTAGCTAAAATCTGCTTAGAAAACTGTGCAGAAATTATGAGACTTCTGGATGATTTTGGTGTAAACATCGAAGGAGTCAGGGAAAAATTGGACTCCTTTCTACTAGAGAATTTTGTGCCACTCATGTCCAGACCTGACTTCCTTTCGTACCTGAGCTTTGAGAAGCTCATGTCTTACTTGGATAATGATCACCTGAGCAGGTTTCCAGAGATAGAGCTGTATGAAGCTGTTCAGGCCTGGCTGCGCCATGATAGAAGACGCTGGAGGCATACGGACACCATCATTCAGAACATCAGGTTTTGTTTGATGACACCATCCAGTGTTTTTGAGAAG GTAAAAACATCAGAGTTTTATCGATACTCCCGGCAGCTGCGACATGAGGTTGACCAAGCCATGAATTACTTTCATAGCGTTCACCAACAGCCTCTGATGGAAATGAAATCGAACAAAATTCGTTCTGCCAAACCCCAGACTGCAGTATTTAGAGGAATGATAGGACACAGTATGGTAAACAGTAAAATTCTTCTCTTGCACAAACCAAGGGTCTGGTGGGAACTAGAAGGTCCTCAAGTACCTTTGCGACCAGACTGCCTTGCCATTGTGAATAACTTTGTGTTCCTGTTAGGTGGGGAAGAACTGGGGCCAGATGGTGAGTTTCATGCATCATCCAAAGTGTTTAGGTATGACCCAAGACAGAACACTTGGTTACGAATGGCAGACATGTCTGTTCCACGTTCAGAGTTTGCTGTTGGAGTGATTGGGAGGTACGTTTACGCGGTGGCTGGGAGAACCAGGGACGAAACGTTTTACTCGACCGAACGCTATGATATCACTGAAGACAAATGGGAGTTTGTGGATCCCTATCCCGTCAATAAGTACGGCCACGAAGGGACTGTGCTTGGTAACAAGTTGTATATCACTGGTGGAATTACTTCGTCTTCAACTTCTAAGCAAGTGTGTGTGTTTGATCCCAGTAAAGAAGGGACAGTGGAGCAGCGAACGAGGAGAACTCAAGTGGTCACTAACTGTTGGGAGAACAAGTGCAAAATGAATTATGCGAGGTGCTTTCACAAAATGATTTCTTACAATGGTAAGCTTTATGTCTTTGGGGGCGTCTGTGTGATCCTGAGGGCCTCCTTTGAATCCCAAGGATGTCCTTCTACAGAGGTTTATGACCCAGATACTGATCAGTGGACTATATTGGCTTCTATGCCAATCGGTAGGAGCGGTCACGGTGTAGCTGTGCTGGACAAACAGATCATGGTTCTTGGAGGCCTTTGTTACAACGGTCACTACAGTGATTCGATTCTCACCTTTGACccagaggaaaacaaatggAAAGAAGATGAATATCCAAGGATGCCATGCAAGCTGGATGGCTTACAAGTCTGCAGCTTGCATTTTCCTGAATATGTTTTGGAGCATGTTAGACGTTGCAGCTAA